TCAAagtcattattttttaatcacCATCCTTCCTTCTCGagtttcattaaaatcGTATGAGGAGAAGCAGCGCGATCGTCATTTTGAAAGCTTTAAAATGCAATATATGAACTTACATAAAACTATTCCTTTGGTATATTAATGAcatatcatttatattgtttGGAGTCTTCAATTGCTTGATATgttgaataataaatcaattaattaattatagaAAACTGATGGAATGTTGGCATTATGTGGAAGTAACAAAATCTGGTCAACCGATTTTAagagaaaatgaaaaggatattttaattgaagataaaattgGGTTATATCATGGTAAAAATAGAATCAAAAATCGTCAATCTGGTAGATTATTTTTGACTACCCAAAGACTTATATATGTAGATGACGTGAATCCTGTTAAATACTCAGTTTGTTTAGAGTTAGATGATATAGATCATCTGGAATATTCATCAAGGTTTTTGAAACGATCTGCAAAagtaattttgtttttactTGATATGGGCAATTTAAAAAGTGGTGGCCAGTCAACGAGCAAAGCGGAAGGACCAATTAATGAAGTTTCCACTTGGGTTTGCCCTATATGTATGTTCACCAATGAAACAGAAGGGGTATTAACAGAAAATACTTTCCCATCGCCAATATGTGAAAATTGTGGGGTTCCTTTAGTTTATGAGATGACAATGAACacaattaatataattgataataaactGGGTAATTCTGATTCTAACTTAGAAGGCTCGGGAGAGAAGAATCTCAATGCATGTCCTGCTTGTACTTTCATTAACCATGCATTGATAAAGAACTGTGAAATTTGTGGTGCAAGGTTACCGAATGCTAAAATAAGGAGTCACAATGTCAATCATGAAGATTCTAGAGTTTTAATCGAATTAGATTGTAAACTTCTCAGAGACAAAAGTaacaaaaattcaaatctaGAGGCAGATTTTGTACAATTTAGTTTTAGGAAGGGAGATGGCTTGTTATTTTCTCAAGCATTGGAAAAATCACTAGAAGACATCAAGAATCTAAgacaaaaaaattcatttaatgaGGGTATTGTGTCGATCAATGGTATTTCTATTGGAATTAAGGAAACCGTTGAATTACCTTACCTCGAAAAGagattaaataaatttggtATCACGAGTTTAGAAAATAGCAGAGAGACTCAATTAGCTAATAACGATATTCTTTTGAGTAATGCATTAACAgatttaaatcaattaatgtCACTTGctaatgatattgaaaaagtATTTAAAACTCatatgaaaaatgaaaccGACAACTTACAAAACAAACCTTCATTTCTTATTGACAGGGAAaagttttataataaatccATGTTCTTGAATGAAATTGCTCgtgaaatttttcaattcgTGATTACAGAATTCAAATCTGAAAAGAACgatgatataataatggtGACCTTAGTTGATCTTTATGCTTTATATAACAAGACAATGAGAATCGGTATGGGATATATATCTCCAAGCGAAATGAGGGAAGCATGTGGAAGATTTGAAGTATTAGGGTTaacttctttaaaattgaaaaagctTAATGGCCGTGTTTTGTGTCTTTCTTCTGAAAACTCATTTGATTACATCAATAAtcaaatcattaaattacTGGAAGATGAGCCTGGTTGTgatattttacaaattaCTCAAACCATGAACAAGCATTCAACAGGTACTTCTTGGACAATAGGTATCATAACCGAGGTGTTAGAAAATTGCATAAATAAAGGTGAAATTGTCATTGATGAACAATTAAGTGGATTGACGTACTacaaaaatgatatttggATATGAATCTTCTAAATGATAGTACGTAACTAAACTCATActataaattattactattttattttaatataattcaaaaatacatatattaattaaaatgaattgatTTCCTGCATTATATAATCAATCTCATCGCTAAATGTAGAATCTTTATTTTCCATTCCAATTTTAGGCAAATGagctaataatttttccCTATTATTTGCCAAAATTTGTAATATGGTTAACGGTTTCTCTGGATTAGCTActatgattttaaaaatattaaaggCTTCAAATTGTAGgctttttgatttattccCCAAAAGAGTCATTATTAGTCTAAGGTTTTCTGgattgtttatatataccaTCATCAACTTATTGTTAGCTCTTAATATCAGTAAAGAACCTAGTAATTTAGTAATTTGCCTTTTACATACGTAACTGCCATTGactaataaattattaacatttCTGATAAAACGTGTAGCGTTATTGTTTACACCAGTCAATTCATGGCAGGTCGAAGTTTTATTACCTTTAAGGAAAAACTCAGATACAACTTCAGAATGTATACTAAAAACTGTGGTAATAATGTGTAATGCCTCTGTacttatttcaaaatcagGAAGGTtacaatattcaaaaattctccaaatgaattcatcatttaataGCAGTTCGCACATTCTTTCATATTTACTTGATTCAATAATCATATTAGTAAgagttaaaaaaatatctcTTGATGAATTTCCAACAATTACCAGCTCTGTACTTCTTAGCATTGTCGAAATCATTACTGgatttataaaaaaatgttgAGTTTGACTGCTATTTGTCTCGTTAAAATATCTCAATGACAAggaatataaaaatattatatcttttCTTGTTTCGAATTCTAAGTCTGGTAAATGtcttattaatttta
The sequence above is drawn from the Tetrapisispora phaffii CBS 4417 chromosome 2, complete genome genome and encodes:
- the VPS36 gene encoding ESCRT-II subunit protein VPS36 (similar to Saccharomyces cerevisiae VPS36 (YLR417W); ancestral locus Anc_4.288); this translates as MECWHYVEVTKSGQPILRENEKDILIEDKIGLYHGKNRIKNRQSGRLFLTTQRLIYVDDVNPVKYSVCLELDDIDHLEYSSRFLKRSAKVILFLLDMGNLKSGGQSTSKAEGPINEVSTWVCPICMFTNETEGVLTENTFPSPICENCGVPLVYEMTMNTINIIDNKLGNSDSNLEGSGEKNLNACPACTFINHALIKNCEICGARLPNAKIRSHNVNHEDSRVLIELDCKLLRDKSNKNSNLEADFVQFSFRKGDGLLFSQALEKSLEDIKNLRQKNSFNEGIVSINGISIGIKETVELPYLEKRLNKFGITSLENSRETQLANNDILLSNALTDLNQLMSLANDIEKVFKTHMKNETDNLQNKPSFLIDREKFYNKSMFLNEIAREIFQFVITEFKSEKNDDIIMVTLVDLYALYNKTMRIGMGYISPSEMREACGRFEVLGLTSLKLKKLNGRVLCLSSENSFDYINNQIIKLLEDEPGCDILQITQTMNKHSTGTSWTIGIITEVLENCINKGEIVIDEQLSGLTYYKNDIWI
- the TPHA0B01960 gene encoding Mo25 family protein (similar to Saccharomyces cerevisiae HYM1 (YKL189W); ancestral locus Anc_4.289), which translates into the protein MFKRYRNQEFDMTFWWKKHPKEPTEYAKYITEQLHNLLVSDSIETKKFVNQEIKKYLIIMKSIMLHEVEPKISDEIETKFYNEIINCDLFLKLIRHLPDLEFETRKDIIFLYSLSLRYFNETNSSQTQHFFINPVMISTMLRSTELVIVGNSSRDIFLTLTNMIIESSKYERMCELLLNDEFIWRIFEYCNLPDFEISTEALHIITTVFSIHSEVVSEFFLKGNKTSTCHELTGVNNNATRFIRNVNNLLVNGSYVCKRQITKLLGSLLILRANNKLMMVYINNPENLRLIMTLLGNKSKSLQFEAFNIFKIIVANPEKPLTILQILANNREKLLAHLPKIGMENKDSTFSDEIDYIMQEINSF